The sequence GCTGAATTATGTATGGTTTGTGATTGGATGTCTGCATGATTTTGTTTGGTCTGTAATCCGGTTACAAAGATTGGCGTCACTCATGATATGGAaaactaatatgaaaaactataaaGGTACGTTAGCACAAACTATGTATTGTGAGGCTGTTTGTCGAAATAGGTCAAAATATTTGAAATAAAAGGATTGATGTGATACGATACGAGTATCTGTTGCAAACATGTTTATGCAAATTTGGTTACTTAAATGAACCAGATGTTCCTTGAACAACTTATCAATGCGTATTTTTCAAAATTTGGTATACTCTGAAAACCTTTATGAAGTTCATGCGTTAGAGAATGTATTACTTCATGTAGatcatagaaattattaattattaaaattgagAAAATTTTGAGTTAAAGTTGTAACATACGTAAATATCCTGTTAATAAGACTCGTTGGGGGTTACTCATTTCAGTAGTTCAGAATTCAGACTGTTCAGTGATATTGAATATGAGTCGCTTGTAACATATTACACCGATTTTCTTAACAAGACTAATACTTACGATCACAAAAGTTAAACCTCCTAGTACTTGTTAGTACTCCTGGGTAACAGATAAGGAAACATCTTATCTGTTGATTGTTAGGGGACAACACGGCCGTCTCAATAATTCATAGGGCTATGTGCGAAACTAAAAATTAGACCTTTGTAAACGTTAAAGTTTTCAATTAATACTACTAAACACGCGTCATTATAAAATAAAAGTGCTCAAAATATTCGTTACAGAGTCTTTTATTATTTAATAGTTATCATTTCATTACAAGCTCAATTGTTtaactatataaaaataaattttcataacgTCAGTATCGTCATTATCCAAAAGAACTTAACCACCTTCGCGATCATATGGCACCCACACGCGCGTTTGGAGGAAATCCAAATCGCAATAACCTTGACAGTACGATTGAAGGTTGGGAAAACCCCCTTCAAGAAGCTAATTGCTGGCAGTAGCAAATCGATCCCGGCCCTTGGAATCGAACATGCGTCTACTGGTTGAGGAGAAACAGGGCGCCTCTCGTATACCACTCAGGCAATGTCTCGGtggtaaaaacaaaatatttaatttaattaatatattaaagtaGTCAATCAAAATGTTTAATTATTTAGCTCAATTAATATTTAATCCAAATAAAATAAGTAATGTATTAGATATGATTTTAATAAAACATGTGTAtataagggtttttttttttttttttttttttttttttttaattttacgcCATTTTAAATTTTTTGACTATACGCGATTACTTATCTTGCACATCCTCTAAGACGCTTATGGATGACTACATCAACGAGTCTACCTCTGAGAAATTACTTAAATTCAACACGTCTAGAATGAGAACTATTTCgttttatcataaacaaacattatTTAACAATGTTCATATCTTAATAGAGGTCTATCAAATTGTAAAATCAACATAAAGTTGAACGAAACCGTAGTAAATTGAATGTTAGAGTTCAAATGACTCGCGGAACTAAACGTTATATTGCTAAGGGATAgttgttttttttttaacagcagttCGGGATCACCAAGGGAGACTAAACCATCCACGCGTGACTTCACCGAAGTCAAACTTCTGACATCTCGTTAAGAGGGACATGTCACTAAcgcatgagctacaacacaagatTGTATAATGGTTTTTTAAACTGGTAGGTCCCCTTAAATTATAgtaaattattagtattaagttTGCAAAACATAACACCGTATTTGTCTTGTCACGTCCAAAGAGAAACAATGGCAAAAGACAAGGAGAAATTGGTTAGAAGTGACGTGATGATTCCTATTTCGTGCTGTCCAACATTCCATGTGGATGGAGAGGATAATACAAATAAAACTTGTATTAGGTCATAGATTAGAAAATGGTCTAATATTAAATGATATCATGAATGATTTCAGCTCGTTGAGCTTCACTTCCATAATTCTGATTTGAAAAAAATATTTTGTATGCCTCTATAattacgtaaaaaaaaaaaaatgtgattgGTGCTTCGtagtttttattaattttttaatgtTGATAGTcatttatatcataaaaatatCATTATGGTTGGTCCTTTTGGTTAATGATCATTAACTTTTTCACTATGTATTCTTTATTCCATAGTTAGACCTATTTGTCTATATAATGATCATTATTTATAGGTGCAATATGGGTACAACTCCCTTTATTTATCTTGGAATAACGGTGGGTGGTAACATGAAAAAGGAAGAAAGTTGGAAACCGGTTATAAACAAATTTGAGAAAAGACTTTCGGATTGGAGGGCTAGATCGATTTCATTTGGTGGACGCTTGACTCTTGCTAAATCGGTGTTGAATAGTCTTccgttgtactacttctcgctctttcgtgTCCCGCCATGTGTGATTAAAAAACTTGAGAGTGTAAGACGTtccttcttttggggcgggtcgagTAACAAATCAAAAATACCTTGGGTGAAATGGGATGATACAAATTTACCTTATCGGGAGGGGGGTTTAAACTTGGGCTCTCTTAAATCAAAAAATATGGCTTTGATtgacaagtggtggtggaggtttaaatccGAATCCACCTCTTTGTGGATCAAGGTCATCTCAAGTATTTACGGGAACTCGGGTGGGCTTACATTTGGTGACATTATTCCAAACGACTCTTACAAGTCGACTTGGATGGATATAATAAAAAACGGGACTAACATCGAAGACACGAGTCTTCCTTTTAGAAGTTTTTTTGTAAGGGAAATAGGTGATGGGgcttctacttcattttggaacgatacttggattgGAAATGAAAAGCTAAAGCACAAGTTCAAGAGATTATCAAGGCTTCATATGAATTTGGATGCTACAATTGGCGAAAGACTTGCTTGGGATGGTGCGAAGTGTGAAGGTAATTGGTCGTGGTTAAGAACACCAAGTGGAAGAGCGAACGATGAGCTACAACAATTGGAAAACATGGTCGCGGATGTGAAACTTAACCCGAATAAATGTGACGAGTGGAAATGGAAAGCGGATGGCAACGAAATATTCTCGACAAAAGCTTTAACAACCTTAATCAATTCGAGAGTTCTAATCCCAAGTTACTCTTCTTGTGAAACCTTGAGTAACAAAAGGGTTCCGAAAAAACTAGAAGTATTTGTGTGGAGAGCTAGGAAAAGGCGTATCCCGGTGTTGGTGGAACTTGACAAAAGAGGTATTGATCTACATTTGGTTCGATGCCCGCTATGCGATGATGCCATTGAAACAGTTGATCACTCAATTATTTTATGTAAGCATGCTTTCGATGTGTGGGGTAAAGTGTTCGAGTGGTGGGGTAGAGGCGATATACCTTATATTAGTGTTGAGGATCTCTTCTTGGATACGGGGCAAGCGACTTCTTATGTGGGTAAATCTATTTGGCAAGCATTGATTTGGTCAACTACTTATCTCATATGGAAAAACCGAAACCAAAAGGTTTTTTCGAATAAATGTTGGAATGTTACGATGGCACTAAACTAGGTTTAAATCAAAAGCTTCGAGTGGGTTGCGAAAAGGTGCAAATCTAAGTCAATCGATTGGCACACATGGCTCCATAACCCTCGGGTCCTCATTTCTTAAAGTTTATTGTCTTCGCGAAGATGCAACCTTTGCATCCTAGTTTATAGTTTCGTGTATTTGTATATATTTTATGTTTGGAGTGTATGTATGTGATTccgttattattaataaaattgttgcctttcaaaaaaaaaaaaattatataatttttctCTCATTTAAATATTTAATCTTTTATCATTTAATACTTTAAAATTTTATATGAGCAACTTCATAATAGTTTTGGTTGTCATAGTTTCGTTTATGTAGTTTGTTGTTTGGTTAGAATGGCATGCTTCATTTGTGTGCATTTGTTACTTCTTTGTGGTGTGGGTTGTGCCTCGTCAATTATATTGTGCCTTTGCTGCTTGTTTTGTCTATCATCTTCGGATGAAAATTCCTTCCTTTTTTATATAATTCGTCTTTTGCTAAAagacaataaatataaataaagtaatGAAAACCTATAAGAATAATTTTGATTTTTGATTGAAGTTTTTTTTGCCCAAAAACaaggaattaaatatataaatcaaTAAGGCTAACCATCAAATTATTGGCTTTGcccattttttttttgaaaggcaaaataattttattaatatataaatatatgcacaTTATACATCCCCGAAAAGTAACAAACATCCAACGATTATAACTACTAGACAAATGGAATTAAAAACCGACTATAAGTAAAACCCCCAGGAGAGGGGACTCAACGAATCGAGTAGGGAGCCACCCTTTTTGGCTTTGCCCATTACAATCGTAAACCTCTCAAGATCCATTACAAAGTTGGATTAGAGGTCCGAATTATAATCCAATGTCACAAAACTTGATCACTGGACAAGTAACctacatcaaaacaaagtgatcgAACATGGCATGTTTATATCGTATGCTAAATACTTGAAATCACCATTAAAGCAGGAATCTACGGGATTAAAGTTTGTATTTTTGGGGGGAAAAAAGTTAGATTAAATGTGAGTTTCTATTgaagtttatttttatttaatgattattatttatatttattattaatgaggTATGAGAAATAAATTTTCTAGATAAGAATCAACTATATACAGAGAGTTTATAACAAAAAAGACAACGATCGTTAATCGTAGGACTCATCAGGATAACATTATTGGAACAAAGGACCATTAACATCAATAAAAGTTATAAAGGACCAAAAACATTTTTTCCTACTTAACTACAAAGACCAATAATATAATTATCTCTTTTAAGTTTAACTTCCAAAAATTCTAAGTTGAAATTTCTTATCATCATATTGCTTGAACTTCCAATAATTTTAATTTGAAATTCCGTATCATCATATTGTGTAGATATCACTTTACTTTTTCTAAGTGGATGATAATTGAATTTTTTACCAACTACACCATAGATCCTTGGCGTATACCTCTTTGGAGTAAGAATTCTTCGGTAAGTGAACTGTTGACTAAAACTGAAACTGAAGCTGACGAAATGCAAGCTTTGATCCAGTTTCTCCATTTTAACCGGAAACCCATTATTTCTAGTAGCTTGAGCAAAAAATCCCAATTGACACTATCGAAAGCCTTTTTGAAATATGCCTTGAAAATCATACATTTTTTCTTTTCTCTCTTAACCTCATCAATTAATTCATTAGCCACAAGGATCCGGTCCAAGATGAATCTACATTTCATAAAAGCGCTTTGCTGCACACTTATGATTTTATGAATAACGTTTTGAAGTCTCTTTGATAATATTTTGGCTATCATTTTATAAAAACTCCCAATGAGATTTATGGGGCAATAATCACTTAACCTCATCGGAACCTTTTTCTTCGGGATTAGCGTTAGGAAGCTTACATTGCATCCCTTCGAAATTGATTCCCTAGACCAGAACTAGTCCAATGTCGCCTTCAAATCATCTTTGATAAGCCATTTTTTTTTAAGAAGTTAAGATTGAAGCCGTCAGTTTCCGAGGCTCTTGATGGATCACACTCCTTAATAGCCTCCCATATATATCTGATTCTAGGAATGGGGTTTCTAACTTTTGGGCTTCATCGGAAGTAATGGAGTTGAAAGACAGTGAGCCCAATGAATCGAAATTAGGCTTGGCCGAGTGTTTTGCTTCAAACTGTTTAACATCTGATTTCTCATTATCACAAATTTTACCAATAAGAATTCATCTTACTTGTTTAAGAAAATATGGGTTTCTTCATTTCCATCTAAACCCACGAGATATTTCATACTCATCTCTGTCTCAAATCTATTGtacacagacaaaaaacacacaattTAAGAAAAAGTTCTATCACATGTATTTTTTATTTACTTTCCATTTTTACCCTTTATTTTTTATCTATCTTTTTATCTTACATGTATAAAGTAGAGGCACAAAAAAACTTTATCAGATTATTTTTTTACATTTATGGAAATGGACAAGTAATTTAAATCATTCCAAAAAGGGATAGTGGACAATTATATTATTTAGTTGAAGTCATTGAAGAAATCACTTCGGCCGATTACAACACTCATACATTCAACATTCAATCAAGAATGATGACCTTTAATTCTTCAATGTCCTAAATGGTCTCTCGTTTATTCGGCCAAAACAGCGGTAGTTGACGGTGAACATCACTGGCGACTGCAATAGGAGGTTACGAATACCAGCTTCTGCTTCTTCGTATCATCATAGTATTCATCTCCGATCTGCTTTTGATTTTGGTGATAAATTAATTCTTTTTTGAAATTACTTTAAATGTGTAACATTTTTGTTAGGTTTCAAGTAGTTTTGGATTTGTGGTAGTAGCTTTGCTCGGATTAAACATGGTTAAAATGAAAAGCCAAAAATGTCCACAATCACATGTGTGAGGTTAACTTGGTGAAACTAACACCGTCAAATTTTAGAATCAGACTATATAATGTAAAATTTGAGACAAAACGTGAAATTTTTTAACCATCATTAAAAGTCAATAATATTAACCATTAACCATCTatctatagttattattaaaatcctataatgatgatttcattattaggctaattcctttgttaagaaaaaaatcaaaaagaaaaagaaaaaaaatataagcatggtggatgatgtcattaatctaaataattttgaattaaaattaaatcttattaattaattattattattattaaatcttattaataattattttatttattaaaattaaataattttgaattattttaattaactttgAATTGAGTACGAAAAGGTAAAAAAGCTGGGTAGAAGAAaactaattctaaatttatattttagtttacacttttaaaataaaataacaaccaatattatctcttatgattgaatgtgaattgtttaatatgaattttaggtgtttgataaaatgttcagctcgcgagtttcttagtcggactctaagattccacgggtcattaaactaaataactttagcatttacgttcacttaatacctaaaacatatcattaaactgtttcgtttaaacaaacccgtgattttacGCGTCATTTCACTAGTTAGATACTAAAGGTTAATGTGATTCTCCTTAGAAAAACACTAATCAATCATGTTTAATTCAACtgtaaattttaaaataaaacactCATTCTTAGAATATACGTTTAAACTTAATTTGAGTGCATCACTGGTACCAATTTTTTGGTCATGTTTTCCAAATTGCTCTCGTCATAACACGATTCACAGGTCATTACGCAATATTTCACAGTACAAAATTCCCTCATTTAAGCCAGCGTACAACCTGCATAACATATTGTATATATCATCATGCAAAACTTATTCAAACTCCTGATCTTAATTTAAATTAAAATCAACATCCACTTGTAGATTAATGTAATTACAAGAAAAAATACAACAAAATCTAAGCTACCAAAACTAAAATCCATTAATTAATTAAAGCCATAAAGCACCCGCTTGTTTAAGTAGCGGGATCAATTCACCGGTAATATGTGACGCCATCACTTGATCTAATCCACCGAACATCCGTCCGCCGATAAACACCGCCGGAAACTGCACTCTCCGTTTATCCTTACCGTCGTTTTCTGTCATAATCAATTCCAGCTCCTTCAATATCTCGCTCTCATCTATTTCCTCAAACTCAAACATCATCGGATTCACGCCGTGTCCGTTCAACAATCTCTTCACAACGTGACTCATACAACATCCTCGGCGTGCTAATACGATCACCGCGTTTTCCGATACGGCGTCTCTTAATGCACCGACCGACAATTCGGTCGTCGATTTTGGAGTAACGCCAGTAGCGTGGTTGTTGCTCAACGGCAGTGACCACGCTTTGTACGGAATTGCTTGTTGCATAATTTTAGAAAAAGTGTGTGTGTGTAGATACAGAAagtgtaagtatgtatgtatggtgATTGTGATGAATTTATATATAGGAGAGGATGCGTTTTAGGTGACTTGAAAGGGTCAGGCGTCAACGGCAGTTGCGCGTTACAAAAGTTTTAAGGTGATATAAGTATGACGTGATAAGTTagattaaatttatatttagttaatttaattggttgatatataaaaataaaataaaataaaataatggaTTTTGTAATGTTGTTGGGCATCCCACGTTTTACGTACCCCACTGATGACATGATCACCGTCCTCACCTTGCACCTTCTTCCCTCTCACATTTTAGTTTATTTAATTGATATTTGATAAAATCAtaaattttaaaattatttaatgTTTTGTACGATTATTATTATACACGCATCGCATACGCGGCCTATTGTAATCTACACGGCCCTATTTTCCATGCATAGTGTATGTGACATTTTATTAGGTTTACAACAGTGTACAAGGGCGGCGTTACTTTAAGGCCCCTTCccatcgtaactaaactattcatcctcttatcaacatcctataactaactcatattaAACACtctctatcatggctaaaacaatactactctttatatacaacgtacaagcaataaagcattaagtccaacaataaaaagtcaccgagacccacaattcctataactaacctAAACTCTTCCGTTAATTCCATGGTGAGTGTgggtaactaacgcgggtaactaagccgtgcttgtggttcattacgggtaactacgggtaatgagcgggtaatgacAGATAGTGGAACCATAGGGAGTGGTCTAAGAGCCGAAAGAGAAACAACAGCCCCCCTAACCCGAGTTAGGATTCACATATTTGTCGTATATTCATTCGTGAAGGTACTCCTAATGGGTTGAAAACCATATCAACAGGTCTTCCATCTCGTAAATAAGGCACATCCTCTCCATGAATTTTTTTTGAAACGATACCCTTATCCTTATTTCTATGTCTTTCACTTTATCGCCTCCTTCGATTTCACGTTTCTCTAAAATATATACATGACTactctgtttttttttctttcatatgTCTTAGATCTCTGGACCCATCTCACATCAATAACTTGACCCGTACCGCCAATAGGTAGAAACAAGTTTCTTTCGTATCATTGGTCGTACGAACTACCGGTGAAATATGTGAAGTAGtgattttcatttatttattttttagcttttttttttttttttttttttggcttttaAGTAGTTATATCATtggaaaatgaattttttttttatcgaTATTATTGAATAGTGTAAATTTTCTTAAATATTTAACTACTGACACATGTTACTAGGATTTCTAAATCCGTCCTTCAGAATGTAAACATGAGTTTCATAAAAAGTGTAGCAAAAATAAGAAGTACAACAATCAATAATATATTTCATCTGATATGAAATTCTACTTTTATGCAAGGTTGGAGACCTCGGATCTCTAGGAGATCTCGTTTGAACATTATTGGGGAGATCTCGGCAACTCGGAAAAATTTCGGAGAGTTCTCGGGTGTTGACTTacattgactttttagtttttgtaatataaatatatataaataaataaatttatatacattttacaagattttACAAGTAATTCGAAGAAATAAGCGATAAAATTCGAAAAATCGCCAGATTTtatgagaaaattcgagaaatgagcgagaaattcGAGAAATCATATCTTTGACCATGTTTACATCGTTGGCCGAGgaatctcgggagatggacatctcgccTTTGTGACCTTTCAAAAACGAGATCTCGAGGGAATTTCGGGGAGAAATAatgagatttacaacactgatctTATGTAACTTCTTAATATTAGAATTTCATTTCACCAATTGTAGGGTTGATATTACATAAATTACATTACATATTACAATATTTCGGTATCATATTTTCTTTTCATCCTATATAACAATAACGTGTTATGAAtgatatattcacaaaatataaagAATTAAATATTGATGTTGATAATAATGTTATATATTAACTCATATACATATACTTTTTTCGTCACATATTAATATTGATAGtcatattttaatttttaagatattcattttttattttaatatttttatttgtattaaatATTATTCCTTTCATCTCAAGAAGAGTGTCCCCTCGCAATTTTTATTTTATCATTCTAAGTTATGATGGTGAATTATCCGTTTTATCcttaatttat comes from Rutidosis leptorrhynchoides isolate AG116_Rl617_1_P2 chromosome 4, CSIRO_AGI_Rlap_v1, whole genome shotgun sequence and encodes:
- the LOC139844995 gene encoding glutaredoxin-C9-like yields the protein MQQAIPYKAWSLPLSNNHATGVTPKSTTELSVGALRDAVSENAVIVLARRGCCMSHVVKRLLNGHGVNPMMFEFEEIDESEILKELELIMTENDGKDKRRVQFPAVFIGGRMFGGLDQVMASHITGELIPLLKQAGALWL